In Oncorhynchus kisutch isolate 150728-3 linkage group LG5, Okis_V2, whole genome shotgun sequence, a genomic segment contains:
- the LOC116374251 gene encoding uncharacterized protein LOC116374251, whose product MASYVDKFICSPSEELLDLGTKEQLLKVAEHYKVEISDKRLKNSIRLILKANLMESGILEVTTGPASAEDLPSPHNVTMAIPSVSPSSLLFEQQKELLLLQLEHDREKREHDRQHDREKLEHDRVKYEKELAFKQDMERAKIKLQQERIELVREGKISGESLFWEGDPDLPRGSSAFGRAPETFDIVGNLRLLPQFNEKDPETFFSLFERVADARSWPDSDRTLMLQCVLTGKAQEAYSALSALDSTSYDKVKTAVLQIYELVPEAYRQRFRTLKRDDKQTHVEFARQLSLQFNRWCSASAVVTFQGLCDLIMLEQFKDTIPDRIATYINEQKVKNVAEAAVLADEYVLTHKSAFVEPRIRKEWGRSDRFGLRSPRHFGSRAEFYSTRVEPDSHGKADFGQECHYCQGSGHWKNKCPLLRSKGAYAKSKPTALAAPVPHQFTHDSFSQAQENVKVHIDPDYLPFITEGFVSMLGSKDLVPVKILRDTGASESFVLESVLPFSAETDSGNSVLIRGIGLNTLSVPLHKLMLDCGLVKGEVVVGVRPSLPIEGIDVILGNNLAGERVWPVVFPSLVVSTKPSFVGIPDENVQSFPEVFSACAVTRSMSRGELVTAPTNDNNTKYVTVFPVIPLSVTRSDLINAQRDDPTLEELRDQIVPVEQLGDVAHGYFLQEDVLMRKWLSHDSCFLGEAISQVVVPVKLRELVLETSHSDVAGHMGVRKTYNRILRHFFWPRLKRDVSDFIKTCHTCQLTGKPNQAIKPVPLFPIPVLSQPFEYLIIDCVGPLPRSKKGSSYLFTVMCQTTRFPAAYPLRSITTKSVLKALTQFLSLFGIPKVIQSDQGSNFTSNLFSQVLQQLHIKHNLSSAYHAQSQGALERFHQTLKSLLRAYCTEMDKDWEEGLPWLLLAAREVSQESTGFSPNDLVFGHRVRGLLSVLQDDWKSPEPPQSLLSYVCDFRRRLYAAGEMAKEKLSSSQERMKGIFDRRTEPRHFIPGDQVLALLPIVGSPFQAKFQGPYTVVRQYTEQNYLVATPERRKAHQLCHVNLLKPYYARSSETEQWDSTEDVFSLTYLLMGGKRWLVLFRDFQVCFLIHLHVQT is encoded by the exons atGGCGTCTTATGTAGATAAGTTCATTTGCTCTCCATCAGAGGAATTGTTAGATTTAggtactaaagaacagctgttgaaggTCGCGGAACACTACAAGGTTGAGATTAGTGATAAACGTCTAAAGAATTCTATTAGGTTGATATTGAAAGCCAATCTGATGGAGAGTGGTATTCTTGAAGTTACCACTGGGCCAGCCTCTGCTGAGGATTTGCCATCTCCCCATAACGTTACAATGGCCATTCCATCGGTTAGCCCTAGTAGCCTTCTTTTTGAACAGCAGAAAGAACTGCTTTTGTTACAGctggagcatgatcgtgagaagagagagcatgatcggcagcatgatcgtgagaagctagagcatgatcgtgtaaAATATGAAAAGGAATTGGCATTTAAACAAGATATGGAGCGTGCTAAAATCAAGTTGCAACAAGAACGTATAGAGTTGGTTAGGGAAGGAAAGATCTCAGGGGAGAGTTTGTTTTGGGAAGGTGACCCAGATTTACCTAGGGGTAGTTCTGCTTTTGGTCGTGCCCCAGAGACATTTGATATTGTTGGGAACTTACGGTTATTGCCTCAGTTTAATGAAAAGGACCCCGAGACATTCTTTTCGTTGTTTGAGCGGGTTGCTGACGCTAGGAGTTGGCCTGATTCTGACCGCACTTTAATGTTGCAGTGTGTGCTGACTGGTAAAGCACAGGAAGCATATTCAGCTCTTAGTGCACTAGACAGTACCAGTTATGATAAagttaaaacagctgtgttacagattTATGAACTGGTCCCTGAGGCTTACCGCCAACGATTTAGAACTTTAAAAAGGGATGATAAGCAGACTCATGTTGAGTTTGCGCGACAGTTATCTTTACAGTTTAATCGCTGGTGTTCCGCATCTGCAGTTGTGACTTTCCAAGGGCTGTGTGATCTGATTATGTTAGAGCAATTTAAGGACACAATTCCTGATCGTATTGCCACGTATATTAACGAACAGAAAGTAAAGAATGTTGCTGAAGCTGCGGTTTTGGCGGACGAGTATGTGTTGACTCACAAAAGTGCCTTTGTAGAGCCCCGTATTCGGAAAGAGTGGGGGCGTTCGGATAGATTTGGGCTTCGCTCACCGAGACACTTTGGTTCACGGGCAGAGTTCTATTCAACTAGGGTTGAGCCTGACTCCCATGGTAAAGCTGACTTTGGGCAGGAGTGTCACTACTGTCAAGGTTCAGGTCATTGGAAAAACAAATGTCCACTTCTCAGGTCAAAGGGTGCTTATGCTAAATCTAAGCCTACCGCGTTAGCTGCACCTGTTCCACATCAGTTCACTCATGACTCATTTTCTCAAGCCCAGGAGAAtgtgaaagtccatattgatCCAGACTATTTACCTTTCATTACGGAAGGTTTTGTGTCTATGTTAGGAAGTAAAGACCTAGTGCCAGTGAAGATCCTGAGAGACACAGGTGCCTCTGAATCATTTGTGTTGGAGTCTGTGTTACCCTTTTCTGCTGAGACTGATTCGGGGAATAGTGTTCTAATTAGGGGAATAGGTTTGAACACTCTGTCAGTTCCATTGCATAAACTGATGTTGGATTGTGGGCTGGTGAAGGGTGaagttgttgtgggggtgcgtcCTTCGTTGCCTATTGAGGGTATCGACGTTATCCTTGGGAATAACTTGGCTGGTGAGCGTGTATGGCCAGTCGTGTTTCCATCTCTCGTGGTTTCCACTAAGCCGTCATTTGTTGGGATTCCTGATGAGAATGTACAGAGTTTCCCAGAGGTGTTCTCTGCGTGTGCAGTGACACGTTCTATGAGCCGTGGCGAACTGGTTACTGCGCCgactaatgataataatacaaaGTATGTCACTGTTTTCCCTGTTATACCGTTATCTGTAACCCGGTCAGATCTAATCAATGCGCAACGGGATGACCCCACATTGGAAGAGTTGCGTGATCAAATTGTGCCTGTAGAACAGTTGGGAGATGTCGCCCATGGCTATTTTCTCCAAGAGGATGTCCTGATGAGAAAGTGGTTGTCTCATGATAGTTGTTTTCTGGGGGAGGcaattagtcaggttgttgtaccagTTAAGCTTCGTGAGTTGGTGTTGGAAACTTCTCACAGCGATGTTGCTGGACATATGGGGGTGAGGAAAACCTACAATCGCATATTAAGACATTTCTTTTGGCCTAGATTAAAGAGGGATGTTTCTGATTTTATCAAAACTTGTCACACCTGTCAATTAACTGGTAAGCCTAATCAAGCTATTAAACCAGTACCATTGTTTCCTATTCCTGTACTCAGccaaccttttgagtatctgattATTGACTGTGTGGGCCCTCTGCCTCGTTCTAAAAAGGGTAGCagttacctgttcactgtgatgtgtcagaccactaggttTCCTGCTGCCTATCCTCTCCGATCTATCACGACTAAATCGGTGTTAAAAGCTTTGACTCAGTTTCTCTCATTGTTTGGAATCCCTAAGGTCATTCAGAGTGATCAAGGATCTAATTTTACCTCTAATCTGTTTAGTCAGGTTCTTCAACAGCTCCATATTAAACACAATTTGTCTAGCGCCTATCACGCGCAAAGTCAAGGAGCACTGGAACGTTTCCATCAAACACTTAAGTCTTTGTTGAGAGCTTATTGTACTGAGATGGAtaaggattgggaggaggggttGCCTTGGTTACTGTTAGCCGCTAGGGAAGTTTCACAGGAGAGCACAGGTTTCAGTCCAAATGACCTTGTGTTTGGACATAGGGTGCGTGGACTTTTATCTGTTCTCCAGGATGACTGGAAGTCTCCCGAGCCTCCTCAGTCCCTATTATCATATGTGTGTGATTTCCGGCGACGACTGTACGCCGCTGGTGAAATGGCTAAAGAGAAGTTATCATCTTcacaggagaggatgaagggCATATTTGATCGCCGAACTGAGCCTCGTCACTTTATTCCAGGTGACCAGGTTCTTGCTCTGCTGCCAATTGTTGGTTCTCCTTTTCAAGCCAAGTTTCAAGGTCCATATACAGTGGTGCGCCAGTACACTGAGCAAAATTATCTAGTTGCCACTCCAGAACGGAGGAAAGCACACCAGCTGTGCCATGTAAATCTGTTAAAACCTTATTATGCACGTTCCTCTGAGACTGAACAGTGGGATTCTACAGAGGACG TCTTCTCACTCACCTACCTGTTGATGGGCGGAAAGAGATGGTTGGTCTTATTCAGAGATTTCCAGGTTTGTTTTCTGATACACCTACACGTACAAACTTAA